In one Trichlorobacter lovleyi SZ genomic region, the following are encoded:
- a CDS encoding YtxH domain-containing protein, which translates to MSRSNDNAITTTLLALASGALLGAAAALLLAPAPGRETRRKLVDLQEGAGKRLKKYAKEARYKMGTCKNGEDLQYDGGDAWI; encoded by the coding sequence ATGTCCCGTTCAAATGACAATGCGATCACCACCACACTGCTGGCTCTGGCCTCAGGGGCCCTGCTCGGGGCTGCAGCTGCGCTCCTGCTTGCACCGGCACCGGGCCGCGAAACCCGCCGCAAGCTGGTTGACCTTCAGGAAGGTGCCGGCAAACGGCTCAAAAAGTACGCCAAGGAAGCACGCTACAAAATGGGAACCTGCAAAAACGGGGAAGACCTGCAGTACGATGGTGGCGACGCCTGGATTTAG
- a CDS encoding NAD-glutamate dehydrogenase domain-containing protein produces MQLSTAMRNACRTASTVARQNACWLQEQMSPYFFQAMTDEPEALGTLVREMSLLQHNRHLILADRDKRLILACVDEPGSLFNSLQRVGDRGISYAMFSHSYSPMPGMSRELEVQRFEFDRKPNSAVTNPAASSPPAGLKRTILRELTRIAPAIPYRTADRLLTLLWLNNPEQIRLSPPPRTAWLIWLFERGNATGGLFLDLRRVEHKGIAETRVLFAVGNPPQEDFLLQLAEVFNRLNIGIRRAYCLTLSNGIHPYFLGTFFVQHRDGHELQPDSTLARQLQQELCNTQILANNCYTYREWVSKGIIAGDDAALVNAFTAFCHTNLAHNQPDRFGLEDIQSAFHAHPEMAMQLLRLFRTRFDPALLNREPAYQTLLTETTALIQDYNTGHRWLDEIRQTIYRCCLLFICHTLKTNFFVIEKQALAFRLDPAYLRQLGIDYTADLPEALPFRVTFFFSRFGHGYHIGFSDIARGGWRTVIARNQDDAITASNALFREVYVLAHTQHLKNKDIYEGGSKMVLVMDASGLEQGGREHENSRLYKLQYGITNAFLDIFTTDNGRVRDQRVVDYYGDDEPIEIGPDENMHDGMIEAIAALSRKRGYMLGAGIISSKRFGINHKEYGVTSTGVMTFAEVVMAEQGIDIRRDRFSIKLTGGPGGDVAGNCLQILLANCPKARVVLILDGTAAAYDPNGLDREELQRITLQQDLDGFDPSRLGPGGMMIFRTGKRMEGLRELHRRTERRTDGPLQESWVPLDDFYREYGSLTFKVEADLFIPAGGRPETIDAQNWQEFLKPDGSPTAPVIIEGANSFITPQARQHLQKAGVILMRDASANKCGVISSSYEIIANLLLTEKEFLAHKERYVQDVLEILRKRAGDEARLILRRWQEAEGGQTYTDISDLISQNINSFYHRLFQFFTNRPELCLQPPFKAALLRHLPRILQTETRFRRRIVSLPAKYLAAILAAEIGASLVYTSNRDDDFEEMVRRHLARLAA; encoded by the coding sequence ATGCAGCTCTCAACCGCCATGCGCAATGCCTGTCGCACCGCCAGTACAGTTGCCAGACAAAACGCCTGTTGGTTGCAAGAGCAGATGTCCCCTTACTTCTTTCAGGCTATGACTGATGAGCCAGAAGCCCTGGGCACCCTGGTCCGTGAGATGTCGCTGCTGCAGCACAACCGTCACCTGATCCTGGCAGACCGCGACAAACGCCTGATCCTGGCCTGTGTGGATGAACCGGGGTCGCTCTTTAACAGCCTGCAGCGGGTGGGGGATCGGGGCATTTCCTATGCCATGTTCTCCCACTCGTACAGCCCCATGCCCGGCATGTCCCGAGAGCTGGAGGTCCAGCGCTTTGAATTCGACCGCAAACCAAACAGCGCCGTCACCAACCCTGCTGCATCATCGCCGCCTGCCGGCCTGAAGCGCACCATCCTCAGGGAACTCACCCGGATTGCCCCGGCAATACCGTACCGTACTGCGGATCGGCTGTTGACCCTGCTCTGGCTGAACAACCCTGAGCAGATTCGACTGTCACCTCCGCCGCGAACCGCCTGGCTGATCTGGCTCTTTGAGCGGGGCAATGCCACCGGCGGACTCTTCCTGGACCTTCGCAGGGTTGAACACAAAGGCATTGCCGAAACCAGGGTGCTTTTTGCCGTAGGCAATCCGCCGCAGGAGGATTTTCTGCTGCAGCTGGCTGAGGTGTTCAATCGCTTGAATATCGGCATCCGTCGGGCCTATTGTCTGACTCTCAGCAACGGCATCCACCCCTATTTCCTTGGCACCTTTTTTGTTCAACACCGGGATGGCCATGAGCTGCAGCCCGACTCTACGCTGGCACGACAGCTGCAGCAGGAGCTCTGCAACACCCAGATCCTTGCCAATAACTGCTACACCTATCGGGAATGGGTCTCAAAGGGCATCATAGCGGGTGACGATGCCGCGCTGGTCAACGCCTTTACGGCATTTTGCCATACTAATCTTGCCCATAATCAGCCTGACCGTTTTGGACTGGAAGATATCCAAAGCGCCTTTCATGCCCATCCCGAGATGGCAATGCAGCTGTTGCGGCTTTTCAGAACCCGTTTTGATCCTGCCCTGTTGAACCGTGAGCCTGCCTACCAAACCCTGCTGACGGAAACGACAGCGCTGATTCAGGACTACAACACCGGTCACCGCTGGCTGGATGAGATTCGCCAGACGATCTACCGCTGCTGCCTGCTGTTTATCTGCCACACCCTGAAGACCAACTTCTTTGTAATCGAAAAACAGGCCCTTGCCTTCAGGCTTGATCCGGCCTACCTGCGTCAGCTTGGCATAGACTATACCGCCGATCTGCCGGAGGCATTGCCGTTTCGGGTCACCTTCTTTTTCAGCCGTTTTGGACATGGCTACCATATCGGTTTTTCCGACATTGCACGTGGTGGCTGGCGCACGGTCATAGCACGCAATCAGGATGATGCCATTACGGCCTCAAACGCACTCTTCCGCGAAGTCTATGTCCTGGCCCATACCCAGCATCTGAAAAACAAGGATATCTACGAAGGCGGCTCAAAAATGGTTTTGGTGATGGACGCATCCGGCCTGGAACAAGGCGGGCGCGAACACGAAAACAGCCGGCTCTACAAACTGCAATACGGCATCACTAACGCCTTTCTGGACATCTTTACCACCGACAACGGCAGAGTCCGGGATCAACGGGTGGTGGACTACTACGGCGATGATGAACCGATTGAGATCGGGCCGGACGAAAATATGCATGACGGCATGATTGAAGCGATTGCAGCCCTTTCCCGCAAACGAGGATATATGCTGGGCGCAGGAATCATTTCCAGTAAACGGTTCGGCATCAATCACAAGGAGTATGGGGTCACCTCCACCGGCGTGATGACCTTCGCCGAGGTGGTCATGGCTGAACAGGGGATTGACATCCGTCGCGACCGGTTCAGCATCAAGCTGACCGGCGGACCCGGTGGTGACGTGGCAGGTAACTGCCTTCAAATTCTGCTTGCAAACTGTCCAAAGGCCAGGGTTGTACTGATACTTGACGGTACGGCAGCTGCGTATGACCCGAACGGGCTTGACCGTGAGGAACTGCAACGGATCACCCTGCAGCAGGATCTGGACGGCTTTGATCCATCCCGGCTCGGCCCGGGCGGCATGATGATCTTCCGCACCGGTAAACGGATGGAAGGCTTACGTGAGTTACATCGCCGGACGGAACGCCGAACGGATGGTCCCCTGCAGGAGAGCTGGGTGCCATTGGATGACTTTTACCGGGAATACGGCAGCCTGACATTTAAAGTCGAGGCAGACCTCTTCATCCCTGCCGGCGGACGGCCGGAAACCATTGACGCGCAAAACTGGCAGGAGTTCCTGAAACCTGACGGTAGTCCGACAGCCCCAGTGATTATTGAAGGGGCCAACTCATTCATCACCCCCCAGGCCCGCCAGCACTTACAAAAGGCAGGCGTCATCCTGATGCGGGATGCATCGGCCAACAAATGCGGAGTTATCTCCTCTTCGTACGAGATCATTGCCAACCTGCTCTTGACCGAAAAGGAGTTCCTTGCCCATAAAGAACGCTACGTGCAGGACGTGCTGGAAATACTCAGAAAGCGAGCCGGAGATGAGGCCCGCCTGATCCTGCGCCGCTGGCAGGAGGCTGAAGGCGGTCAGACCTACACCGACATCTCCGACCTGATCAGTCAGAATATCAACAGTTTTTACCACCGTCTGTTTCAGTTTTTCACAAACCGCCCGGAGCTGTGCCTGCAACCGCCATTTAAAGCTGCACTATTGCGGCATCTGCCTCGCATCCTGCAGACCGAAACACGTTTCCGCCGCCGCATCGTCTCACTGCCAGCCAAATATCTGGCAGCAATCCTGGCGGCAGAGATCGGGGCATCACTGGTCTACACCAGTAACCGGGATGATGACTTTGAAGAAATGGTCAGGCGCCATCTGGCACGGCTGGCCGCTTGA
- the cobO gene encoding cob(I)yrinic acid a,c-diamide adenosyltransferase translates to MLKKQHDGLERGCVQVYTGNGKGKTTAALGLSLRALGRGLRVCFFQFIKGGGPYGEQLIADRLGPDFTIIQTGRPGWVNTRDITEDRRLAQQALQQAQEALLSGAYDLFVCDEINGAVGFGLLDVEQVLELIRIKPERVELVLTGRNADERVMQAADLVTEMRELKHYYQAGVPARTGIEM, encoded by the coding sequence ATGCTGAAAAAACAGCATGATGGCCTGGAGCGCGGTTGCGTTCAGGTCTATACCGGTAATGGTAAGGGGAAGACAACCGCAGCGCTAGGACTCTCCTTGAGAGCCCTGGGACGGGGGCTGCGGGTCTGTTTTTTTCAGTTTATCAAAGGGGGCGGTCCCTATGGGGAACAGCTGATTGCCGACAGGCTCGGGCCTGACTTTACCATCATCCAGACCGGGCGTCCCGGCTGGGTCAATACCAGGGATATCACCGAAGATCGCCGCCTGGCCCAGCAGGCGTTGCAGCAGGCGCAGGAAGCGCTGCTTTCGGGGGCCTATGACCTCTTTGTCTGCGATGAGATTAACGGGGCAGTCGGATTCGGGCTGCTAGATGTGGAACAGGTGCTGGAGCTGATCCGGATCAAGCCGGAGCGGGTTGAGCTGGTGCTGACCGGGCGCAATGCCGATGAACGGGTTATGCAGGCTGCTGATCTGGTAACCGAGATGCGTGAGCTGAAGCACTATTACCAGGCGGGGGTGCCGGCACGTACGGGAATCGAGATGTGA
- a CDS encoding DUF948 domain-containing protein, with translation MSLGVIAAFIAAIAVAVLVMVLIPAIQSIKKTAQSVSALADLLTSELKPTIKELNQVLAELKTVGGGVAEHTDDVRRFMSALGETGTQISTINRSVGVITGLLNQAGAIATGAKVAGTYLLESYLKRKMKGV, from the coding sequence ATGTCTCTTGGTGTCATAGCCGCCTTTATAGCGGCCATTGCCGTTGCGGTGCTGGTGATGGTTTTGATTCCGGCAATTCAGAGTATCAAAAAAACTGCTCAGTCCGTTTCAGCACTGGCTGATCTGCTGACCAGCGAACTCAAGCCCACCATCAAGGAGTTGAATCAGGTTCTGGCAGAGTTGAAAACAGTCGGTGGCGGGGTGGCCGAACATACTGATGATGTCAGGAGGTTTATGTCTGCGCTGGGGGAGACAGGCACCCAGATTTCAACCATAAACCGCTCCGTCGGTGTGATAACCGGTCTGCTGAATCAAGCTGGTGCAATTGCAACCGGTGCTAAGGTTGCCGGCACGTATCTGCTGGAAAGTTATCTTAAACGTAAGATGAAAGGAGTATGA
- a CDS encoding YtxH domain-containing protein, with protein sequence MAHDDNGVSASTVLVSFLAGAALGAGLALLYAPKSGREVREQIGDLADDAVDKIKEYAREAQDKIKATLEDGKETLMEKKSILSSAIEAGREAIQKEKEKLGV encoded by the coding sequence ATGGCACATGATGACAACGGAGTATCCGCAAGTACGGTATTGGTTTCCTTCCTGGCCGGTGCGGCCCTGGGGGCCGGTTTGGCGTTGTTGTATGCACCTAAGAGCGGCCGTGAGGTGCGTGAGCAGATCGGTGATCTGGCTGATGATGCTGTCGACAAGATCAAGGAATATGCCCGTGAGGCCCAGGACAAGATCAAGGCCACCCTGGAGGACGGGAAGGAGACACTAATGGAGAAGAAGTCGATTCTTTCCTCAGCCATTGAAGCAGGGCGGGAGGCAATTCAGAAGGAAAAAGAAAAGCTCGGCGTCTAA